One window of Nitrospinota bacterium genomic DNA carries:
- a CDS encoding radical SAM protein translates to MIDITKLYCGTHSQGDFIRYGSKESSHSLIGGRKVPKAAGERRPVTVWNSTRTCNLSCIHCYTDSEKKSYPKELSTEEAKSMLDDLANFEIPALLISGGEPLMRKDLFELVSYAVSLGIRPTLSTNGTLITKEIAQKIKDSGFTYVGISLDGIGETNDKFRGEKGAFKKAMNGFRNCVNVGQRVGLRMTLTRQNYDDLPKIFDFIEREGINRACFYHLVYSGRGVNISTDDLSYQESRTAMDIILERTEDFYNRGLQREILTVDNHVDGVYLYMKLKHKFDQRAKKVLELLEWNGGGAFSSGVGIG, encoded by the coding sequence ATGATAGACATAACCAAACTTTATTGCGGTACCCATAGTCAGGGAGACTTTATTCGCTACGGCTCCAAGGAGAGCTCTCATTCATTGATTGGGGGAAGAAAGGTTCCAAAAGCTGCTGGTGAAAGACGACCCGTAACCGTATGGAATTCTACCAGAACCTGTAATCTTAGCTGTATCCATTGTTATACAGATTCAGAAAAGAAAAGCTATCCCAAAGAACTTTCTACAGAAGAAGCGAAGAGTATGCTTGATGACCTGGCAAATTTTGAAATCCCTGCTCTCCTCATCTCCGGTGGAGAACCATTAATGAGAAAAGACCTCTTTGAGTTAGTGAGCTACGCAGTAAGTTTGGGAATAAGACCCACTCTGTCTACAAACGGAACCTTAATAACAAAAGAAATAGCTCAAAAGATAAAGGATTCTGGCTTTACCTATGTAGGAATTAGTCTCGATGGCATTGGAGAAACAAACGATAAATTCAGAGGAGAAAAAGGTGCTTTTAAAAAGGCGATGAATGGCTTTAGAAACTGCGTTAATGTGGGTCAGCGTGTTGGACTCCGAATGACTCTCACAAGACAAAACTATGATGATCTCCCTAAAATATTTGATTTTATAGAAAGGGAAGGGATAAACAGGGCCTGCTTTTATCACCTCGTATACTCTGGGAGAGGGGTTAACATTTCCACTGATGACCTCTCCTATCAAGAAAGCCGCACTGCCATGGATATCATTCTTGAGCGAACAGAAGATTTTTATAATCGGGGGTTACAAAGAGAGATTCTAACAGTTGATAATCATGTAGATGGTGTCTATCTCTATATGAAACTCAAGCACAAATTTGATCAAAGGGCAAAAAAGGTCTTAGAGCTATTAGAATGGAATGGAGGGGGGGCCTTTAGTTCCGGTGTTGGCATTGG
- a CDS encoding metallophosphoesterase, translating to MKIGIISDTHDNLNSLNRAIEIFKKNKIDTILHGGDFISPFVLRALEGSFKKLIGVFGNNDGDKLRLNDLATKMGWELHLPPYPFELSGKKILMLHEPLILEAATKSGLYDIIIYGHTHKNDIRKENSTLIINSGEAGGWLTGKASIVILDMDKMKEELLFF from the coding sequence ATGAAAATAGGAATAATATCTGATACCCACGATAATCTGAACAGTCTAAATAGAGCGATTGAAATATTTAAAAAAAATAAAATAGATACCATCCTGCATGGCGGAGATTTTATCTCACCTTTTGTTCTGAGAGCCTTGGAGGGCTCTTTTAAAAAACTCATAGGTGTCTTTGGAAACAATGATGGTGACAAACTAAGGCTAAATGATCTTGCTACCAAAATGGGGTGGGAACTTCACCTTCCCCCTTACCCCTTTGAACTTAGTGGTAAGAAGATCTTGATGTTACATGAACCTCTTATCTTAGAAGCAGCAACAAAAAGTGGTCTCTATGATATTATTATATACGGCCATACTCATAAAAACGATATCAGGAAAGAAAACTCTACACTCATTATCAATTCTGGCGAGGCTGGAGGCTGGTTAACAGGTAAAGCAAGCATTGTCATCTTAGATATGGATAAGATGAAAGAGGAGCTTTTATTTTTTTAA